Proteins from a single region of Lates calcarifer isolate ASB-BC8 linkage group LG19, TLL_Latcal_v3, whole genome shotgun sequence:
- the tmx1 gene encoding thioredoxin-related transmembrane protein 1, translating into MASSRATGTAIMLQTKHRSWIYCLIVLVHLTSLPVLAKPDSLKEVTDGNWEEILTGEWMIEFYAPWCPACQQLQPVWKEFADWGEDMGVNIAKVDVTEQPGLSGRFIITSLPTIYHCKDGVFRKYQGARTKDDFLTFIHDQKWKAVEPVSSWFGPSSFLMNSMSALFKLSMFIRRCHNYMTEQLGIPVWGSYVIFGLATLFSGLALGLLLVFIADFVFPSRRFSSPDYYQKKQTMEQARLIQQQEEEHEADGEEDDDEDEEEEDRDRDEVWRRRRGSPEGRPEPKGQGFSDEALRKRVLRNREEEEEDT; encoded by the exons ATGGCGAGCAGCCGAGCCACGGGCACAGCGATAATGTTACAGACGAAACACCGCTCCTGGATTTACTGTTTAATCGTCCTCGTACATTTAACGTCGCTGCCGGTTTTGGCCAAGCCGGACAGCCTGAAAGAAGTCACGGACGGAAACTGGGAGGAAATCCTGACTGGAGAATGGATGATTGAATT CTACGCACCCTGGTGTCCAGCatgtcagcagctgcagccggTGTGGAAGGAGTTTGCAGACTGGGGGGAGGACATGGGGGTCAACATAGCCAAGGTGGACGTGACCGAGCAACCCG GTCTGAGTGGACGATTCATCATAACTTCACTTCCTACCATTTACCA ctgtaagGATGGCGTCTTCCGGAAGTACCAGGGAGCTCGCACTAAAGACGACTTCCTCACCTTTATTCATGACCAGAAATGGAAAGCAGTGGAGCCAGTTTCATCTTGGTTCGGGCCGTCCTCATTTTT AATGAATTCAATGTCGGCTTTGTTCAAGCTCTCCATGTTTATCCGG cgTTGTCATAATTACATGACGGAGCAACTGGGGATTCCTGTTTGGGGATCGTATGTTATCTTTGGTTTGGCCACTCTGTTCTCTGGCCTCGCGCTGGGACTG ctaCTGGTGTTCATTGCAGattttgttttcccctctcGACGATTTTCTTCTCCTGATTACTACCAGA agaaacagacaatgGAGCAGGCGAGGTTAATCCAACAACAAGAGGAGGAGCATGAGGCCGATGGCGAGGAAGACGACGACGaagacgaggaagaggaggacagggacCGGGATGAGgtctggaggagaagaagagggtCCCCCGAGGGCCGCCCCGAACCCAAGGGACAGGGCTTCTCCGACGAAGCTCTGAG